TCTTCCGAAGGAACACCGGGCGGCGCCCCCGACGCCGAGACGCTGTCGGGTTCGTCCGCGATTTCCATGACGTCGACGGCCAGGCTTCCGACGGAAGGCGAGCTCCACTTTGCTGCTCCCCGACTGACCGACGAAGAACTTCGCGGAGGCTGGATCAGCCTGTTCGACGGTGTGTCGCTGTTTGGCTGGGAGGTTCCGGCGGACACGAACTGGCATGTCGAAGACGGCACAATCGTCGCCAGTGAAGGTGAGATCAGTCTGCTGCTGACTCCGTTTCTGTTCGACGACTTTGAATTTCGATGCGATTTCCATCTTGAAGAAGGCGGCAACAGCGGCGTCTTTCTGCGAACGGCGGAAGTCGCCGGCGATCCGGCTGTTGATACCTATGAATTGAACATCTGCGACAGCCATCCATCGCATGGAACGGGCAGCCTGGTCGGCAGACACGTGGCCGAAGATGTGCCGCCGGTCGAAGGGCAGTGGCACACGTTTCGAGTGCTGTGCCGGGGGCCCGCCATTCAGGTGTGGCTGGATGATGCGCAGATTGTTGACTTCACCGACACCGGCGAACACATCCGGCTGACCGGACGTATCGGGCTGCAGAAGAATCAGGGCCGGATCGCGTTTCGCAACGTCTTTCTGCGTCCGCTGCTGCCGAAGGAACTGTTCAACGGCGAAAACCTTTCCGGGTTCCGGGTTGTTCCCGGATCAAAGAGCAAATTCGACGTTCAGAACGGCGCCATTCACATTTCGGACGGCCCCGGATTTCTGGAAACCGAAGGAACGTACAAGGATTTCATGATGTACGTGGAAGCTCGCACCAACGGCAAATCACTGAACAGCGGCGTGTTCTTTCGAGCGGAACCGGGAACCGAAGAAGCGCCGTCGCACGGTTACGAGATGCAGATTCAGAACGGCTTTCACAACAATGACCGGACTCAGCCGGAAGATTCCGGCACCGGGGCAATCTTTCGTCGCGCGGCGGCCCGGTACGTCGTGTCGAGCGACAACGAATGGTTCGTGGCGACGCTGCTGGCTCAGGAAAATCAGTTTGCCACCTGGGTCAACGGTTATCAGGTTGTTCACTGGACCGATGACCGGCAGCCGAACAGCAATCCGCGCGAAGGGCGGCGGGACGAAGCCGGACACCTGAGCCTGCAAGGCCACGATCCCACAACGGATCTCGATTTCCGCAGCATTCGCGTTTATGAATCGGGCGCGAAATGAGTGCACTGATCGAACTGAAGAATCTGACCAAGGACTACGGTTCGTTCCCGCACTGGACGACGTCAGCCTGCGTGTCGGCGACGGAATCACCGGACTGCTGGGACCCAACGGCGCAGGGAAAAGCACTCTGATAAAGGTGCTGCTGGGCTTGGTGCGAACCACGTTCGGCCACGGCTTTGTGCTGGGACATGCCATCGGTACCGACGCCACAGCGATTCGTTCCAAAGTCGGGTACATGCCGGAAGACGACTGCTACATGCACGGGCTGTCCGGAATCGAAAGCGTGCAGGTCGCCGCTCAGTTGTCACGTCTGCCCCGCACCGAAGCTCTGCGACGCGGGCATGAAATTCTGGACTTCTGCGGCATGGGGCAGGAACGCTATCGCAACGTCGAAACGTTCTCGACCGGCATGAGACAGAAGCTGCGATTCGCGATGGCCATTGTTCACGACCCGCAACTGCTGATTCTGGATGAGCCCACGTCGGGGCTGGACCCCGAAGAACGCGAATCCATGCTGAACCGCATTCGGGTTCTGGCAAAGCAATTCGGCAAGGCCATCATCCTGTGTACGCACATCCTGCCGGACGTCCAACTCGTCTGCGACGACGTGGTGATCCTTGCCGGCGGCCAGATGCGGCTCAGCGAAAAACTGAAGGTGCTGACGGAATCTCCGGATCCGTCCGTGACCGTTCAGTTCCGCGGAGACGGCGCGGCTTTCGTGACAAAGCTGCAGGATCGTGGAATCCGCACCGAAGCAGTGTCCGAATGGCAACTGAAGGCATTCGGACCCGCCGCGGATCTGTCAGCAGCGCTGTGGCAGTCTGCGCGGGCCGCCGGAGTCGTCATTCGCGGAGTGACACCGTCAAAGAATTCTCTTGAGCAGATCTTTCTGCAGGCGGTGCGACATGCCAATTCATAATCTCGGCTACCGCGAATGGGATGGGCAGACCGAATCGTCGTCGACTCGCTGGATGGTCGTCACCGGAATCGGCATTCGTCGAGCGTGGCAGAGCATGTGGCTGCGTCGAATGGTGTTTGTCGCCTGGATTCCCGCGCTGATGTACGGCGGACTGATCTTCTTCTACGAACAGTCGATGGAAGGGGACTCCTTTATTCCCCGGCATGTGTTTCTGGACCTGCTGCGGTTCACACTGCCGTCCGCAACAGGACAGGATGTGGCGTCGACATTCGGCATGACAGGCCTGTCGAAGCTGGTGTCGCAGATGACCGCCGAACGGCACCTGTTCTGGAGTTCCGTGATGCTGCAGTTGCAGCGGTCGCAGGGAGTCGCGCTGGTTATCATGGTTGGCCTGGTCGCTCCCGCGCTGATTTCGCAGGACATGCGTTCTCGCGCGTTTCTGCTGTATTTTTCCCGGCCGCTGTCGCGGACTCAGTACATTCTGGGCAAAGCGGGAACGCTGGTTTTCTTTCTGACGCTGATCTGCACGCTGCCGGAGTTGCTGCTGTATGTTGTGGGAGTTCTGCTGTCGCCGGATGCGTCGATCATCTTCAAGACCTGGGACATTCCGCTGCGGATCGTTGTGGCGTCCGCGTCGATGGTAGTGCCGTCAACGGCGGTGGCTTTGATGCTGTCGTCGATGACGACGGAAACGCGGTGGGCGACGTTCGCCTGGTTCGCCATCTGGATTTTCGGCGCGACGGCAGCGGCCGCGGCGGCGATTTCCGGCGGTGACCCCGAATCGCTGCTGGTCCGACTTTCCTTTCCGCTGTTCATTTTCAACGACGTGTCGACTCGCGTGTTGAAGATCCCGGAAATGAATGGTCACTTTGAAACACAGCTTGCGGTG
The genomic region above belongs to Planctomycetaceae bacterium and contains:
- a CDS encoding ABC transporter ATP-binding protein produces the protein MGPNGAGKSTLIKVLLGLVRTTFGHGFVLGHAIGTDATAIRSKVGYMPEDDCYMHGLSGIESVQVAAQLSRLPRTEALRRGHEILDFCGMGQERYRNVETFSTGMRQKLRFAMAIVHDPQLLILDEPTSGLDPEERESMLNRIRVLAKQFGKAIILCTHILPDVQLVCDDVVILAGGQMRLSEKLKVLTESPDPSVTVQFRGDGAAFVTKLQDRGIRTEAVSEWQLKAFGPAADLSAALWQSARAAGVVIRGVTPSKNSLEQIFLQAVRHANS
- a CDS encoding DUF1080 domain-containing protein, whose product is MSRSFKKYQSLPACLLFCAAVVGCSGDATTQPSTTTQDSSEGTPGGAPDAETLSGSSAISMTSTARLPTEGELHFAAPRLTDEELRGGWISLFDGVSLFGWEVPADTNWHVEDGTIVASEGEISLLLTPFLFDDFEFRCDFHLEEGGNSGVFLRTAEVAGDPAVDTYELNICDSHPSHGTGSLVGRHVAEDVPPVEGQWHTFRVLCRGPAIQVWLDDAQIVDFTDTGEHIRLTGRIGLQKNQGRIAFRNVFLRPLLPKELFNGENLSGFRVVPGSKSKFDVQNGAIHISDGPGFLETEGTYKDFMMYVEARTNGKSLNSGVFFRAEPGTEEAPSHGYEMQIQNGFHNNDRTQPEDSGTGAIFRRAAARYVVSSDNEWFVATLLAQENQFATWVNGYQVVHWTDDRQPNSNPREGRRDEAGHLSLQGHDPTTDLDFRSIRVYESGAK